The genomic region tttaaaaataatattatataataatatatattaatttgattttttatcaattcgattttaaaattgaaaattcattaaataaattaattgaacaaaaaattttgaattaatagACTTAATGAACTAATTGAACAGAACATTTTTActctttgattgaaattttactttttaattgaatcactAATTTTTTTCACTCTGGAATCGTAGATCAGCGATTCGTTACTTGTCTTATTGGGCATCAGACCATCAGCTGATCGGCGCTGGAGCCCCAAACTACCATCTGGTTCAGGCTTCTTCTGGGTTTAATTACGAGCCCACGTTAATGAAATCTGGGTCCTAAAAAGCAAGACCGGTCCTATTCTAGGAGGACACAAAAGAAGAGCCATGCATATTTTCCCTGCTACGTTTTAGACCTTAAAAAGGCTTGTCAAGAGACAGCCTATCATTGCCTCCAAACAACTAGGATGATTAAATCAGAATAACCCGTAAGAAGATGAAGAATGCGATGCTCAATTCCCTGGTTTAAAGTGATTTCGTCTCTGGGAGAAGAACTATACAATTATACCCCTGAACAAACATAAACAGGTGACAAAGATTTGCTGCATTTGAGCATCATTAAGGCAGATGTTCGACATTTCCAAAGGTTGCTAGAGCTACATCtctgaaaattttgttacAGAAACACCTCTCCTTACATAACAATTTAAACATGCTCCACAGTAGGAAAATGGTGGCAATGATAATCGATTACTCCTCATCTTAAGACAAGTCTCAGGACTGCTTGACAACATTTTGACCAACAAGCAGATATGATGGAAGATAACGAGGAACAACCAATGCCAATCCTAAACACAGCAAGGCAAAGACTACAACCCACCAAGCTTTGTAAGGGATGCCCAACAATAGTTCATCGCAAactgaaaagtgaaaaattttaagttatcGGTCATACTGAAAAAACCTGAGCTCCTGGGGAAACAAGGTAATATGAAACTGCTTTTTCTCCTAAGAACGATAAGTCAAAAGGGGATACAAATAAGTATTGCATGAGAAGCaaagcaaacaaaaagaagCTGTTAGAAGAAAGAAATCTTGTATTACGAAATTATGTGTATATCTAACTCTAACTAGCTAACAGTATTATATTATAACTCTAACTAGCTAACAATATTGCATTATAATTCTACTTagataatttgtttaattatctTAACAGAAGTGAAATGGTAAAATCATCATATTGCATTTCAAGAAGGAAAAGCTACAAAAGGGAAGGGCTTGAATCAtcacttcaaaaaaaaaaaaaaacttataggGAGAGCAAGAAAATAGTTGGTCTACCAATATTAAAGATGATGAACTCTCTCTCCTTTGTGTTGGGTATTGCAACAAAACCTTCAGGTTCCACAGTCACCAAAACGTGCAACCCACCCTGAGCAAAAATGAACTTCTATAGTACTACCTTTCACTTAAGGTAGAAAATGATGCATCAAAAACAATTTAAGCAGCATAACCAAAACCTGATCATTGATCATGTCAAGACTATCGGTCTTGAATATCAACTTCTCTGTATTCAACAGtcttctgtttctttttaacCCAGAATCTGAATTCCCCTTCTTCAGT from Theobroma cacao cultivar B97-61/B2 chromosome 9, Criollo_cocoa_genome_V2, whole genome shotgun sequence harbors:
- the LOC18588016 gene encoding uncharacterized protein LOC18588016, with the translated sequence MLHSNDFNSLILLYVLIFISSSSIFSHGEMLDGSVLNVGEELKKETLPLRMGSRVYRLQGLKSLTWYEVKISYPASIPASFSLQLKKGNSDSGLKRNRRLLNTEKLIFKTDSLDMINDQGGLHVLVTVEPEGFVAIPNTKEREFIIFNIVCDELLLGIPYKAWWVVVFALLCLGLALVVPRYLPSYLLVGQNVVKQS